The following proteins come from a genomic window of Rhodospirillales bacterium:
- a CDS encoding bifunctional acetate--CoA ligase family protein/GNAT family N-acetyltransferase — protein sequence MSVRNLDYLLKPTSVALIGASKEPRSIGAVLARNLFNFGFDGPIMPVNPNHRAIEGVLTYADAADLPEKPDLVVIATPPPTVPGLIAEFAERGARAAIVITAGFGEGGDDKGRELRQAMLDAARPHTLRILGPNCLGLIVPGVGLNASFAHTGPAAGHLAFVAQSGAMVTTVLDWAASRNIGFSHFVSLGDMADVDFGDMLDHLASEPETRGILLYIESVTYARKFMSAARAAARIKPVIVIKAGRSDAGARAASSHTGALAGLDAVYDAAFRRAGMLRVDDIGGLFGAIETLAMGGRAKGDRLGILSNGGGVAVMATDALADHGGRLAELSADTIAALGNVLPPTWSRTNPVDIIGDAPPSRYAKALEIVLKDPGADAVLVLNCPLAIASSTEAAQAVIDTVADSRACVLTSWLGENAAHEARRRFAENRIPSYYTPERAVRAFMDMVKYQRNQETLMETPASVPEEFETDSGAVRAIIDAALAEDRGWLTELEAKAVLAAYAIPVVETRIAADPRAAAEAAAEFGGPVVLKILSTDITHKSDWGGVALDLRSSQAVRDAAEDMLRRIGDKSTSARIAGFTVQPMVSRSGAYELIIGMIEDRQFGPVILFGHGGTATEIIGDTALALPPLNMRLARDLIAATRVYDMLKGFRGRPGADLQEIALTLIKVSQLIIDFGEIAELDVNPLLADASGVVGLDARVRVRRADGPAAARLAIRPYPKTLEEVISVADGRTLLLRPVRPEDEPAFHELFARMSPEDIRMRFFASKRVLSHATAARMTQIDYDREMALVLAEPGTPGQVAVYGVVHITADPDGEKAEYAIMVRSDMVGRGLGPLLMQRIIDYARSRGIKEIFGDVLRQNKPMLRVCDRFNFSSHRHPDDPSVIDVRLKLDDAANDVT from the coding sequence ATGAGCGTTCGCAATCTGGACTATCTGCTGAAACCAACATCCGTCGCCCTAATCGGCGCCAGCAAGGAGCCGCGGTCGATCGGCGCCGTTCTCGCCCGCAACCTTTTCAACTTCGGCTTCGACGGCCCGATCATGCCGGTCAACCCGAATCATCGGGCCATCGAGGGCGTGCTCACCTACGCTGATGCGGCCGACCTGCCGGAAAAACCGGATCTGGTGGTCATAGCCACGCCGCCGCCGACGGTGCCGGGGCTGATCGCCGAGTTTGCGGAGCGTGGCGCGCGGGCGGCCATTGTCATCACTGCCGGGTTCGGAGAGGGTGGCGACGACAAGGGTCGGGAACTGCGCCAAGCCATGTTGGACGCGGCGCGGCCCCACACTCTGCGCATCCTTGGGCCGAACTGCCTCGGGCTCATCGTCCCCGGCGTCGGCCTCAACGCCAGCTTCGCCCATACCGGCCCCGCGGCCGGTCATCTGGCGTTCGTCGCTCAGTCCGGCGCCATGGTCACAACGGTGCTGGACTGGGCGGCATCGCGCAACATCGGCTTTTCCCACTTCGTCTCGCTCGGCGACATGGCCGACGTCGATTTCGGCGACATGCTGGACCACTTGGCCAGCGAGCCCGAAACGCGGGGAATACTCCTTTACATCGAGTCGGTCACCTACGCCCGCAAGTTCATGTCGGCGGCCCGCGCCGCGGCGCGCATCAAGCCGGTGATCGTCATCAAGGCCGGCCGCAGCGACGCCGGCGCCCGCGCCGCGTCGTCGCATACCGGCGCGCTGGCGGGCCTCGACGCGGTCTACGACGCCGCGTTCCGCCGCGCCGGCATGCTCAGGGTCGACGATATCGGAGGCCTGTTCGGGGCCATCGAAACCCTTGCCATGGGCGGCCGGGCCAAAGGCGATCGCCTCGGCATCCTCAGCAACGGCGGCGGCGTGGCGGTGATGGCCACCGATGCTTTGGCCGACCACGGCGGACGCCTCGCCGAGTTGTCCGCGGACACAATTGCCGCGCTTGGCAACGTGTTGCCGCCGACCTGGTCGCGCACCAATCCCGTCGACATCATCGGGGACGCGCCCCCGAGCCGCTACGCCAAGGCGCTTGAGATCGTGCTCAAGGATCCCGGCGCGGACGCCGTGCTGGTGCTCAACTGCCCGCTCGCGATCGCCTCATCGACCGAGGCGGCGCAGGCGGTCATCGACACCGTCGCCGACAGCAGAGCGTGCGTGCTGACCAGCTGGCTCGGCGAGAACGCGGCGCACGAAGCGCGGCGCCGCTTCGCCGAAAACCGTATCCCCAGCTACTACACGCCGGAGCGGGCGGTGCGCGCCTTCATGGATATGGTCAAGTATCAGCGCAACCAGGAGACGCTGATGGAGACGCCGGCGTCGGTGCCGGAGGAGTTCGAGACCGACAGCGGCGCGGTGCGCGCCATCATCGACGCGGCGCTCGCCGAGGATCGCGGCTGGCTCACCGAACTCGAGGCCAAGGCGGTGTTGGCGGCTTACGCCATTCCCGTGGTCGAGACCAGGATCGCCGCAGATCCCCGTGCCGCCGCCGAGGCTGCCGCCGAGTTCGGCGGCCCGGTCGTGCTGAAAATCCTGTCCACCGACATCACCCACAAATCCGATTGGGGCGGCGTCGCCCTCGATCTGCGGTCATCCCAGGCGGTTCGTGATGCTGCGGAGGACATGCTGCGGAGAATCGGCGACAAGTCCACGAGCGCCCGCATCGCCGGCTTTACGGTTCAGCCGATGGTGTCGCGGTCGGGCGCTTATGAGTTGATCATCGGCATGATCGAAGACCGGCAGTTCGGCCCGGTGATTTTGTTCGGGCATGGCGGAACGGCGACGGAGATCATCGGCGACACCGCTCTCGCGCTGCCGCCCCTCAACATGCGTCTCGCTCGCGACCTCATCGCCGCGACCCGCGTCTATGACATGCTCAAGGGGTTTCGCGGACGTCCGGGCGCGGATCTGCAGGAAATCGCGCTCACCTTGATTAAGGTCTCGCAGCTGATCATCGACTTCGGGGAAATCGCCGAGCTCGACGTCAACCCGCTCCTCGCCGACGCGTCCGGCGTCGTCGGTTTGGATGCGCGGGTGCGGGTGCGGCGCGCAGACGGGCCGGCAGCGGCGCGGCTGGCCATCCGTCCCTATCCCAAGACCCTCGAAGAGGTCATTTCCGTTGCCGACGGTCGCACCCTGTTGCTGCGGCCAGTGCGGCCGGAAGACGAACCGGCGTTTCACGAGCTGTTCGCGCGCATGTCGCCGGAGGATATCCGGATGCGGTTCTTCGCGTCGAAACGGGTTTTGTCGCACGCCACCGCGGCGCGCATGACCCAGATCGACTACGACCGCGAGATGGCGCTGGTGCTGGCCGAACCCGGGACGCCGGGCCAAGTCGCCGTCTATGGCGTCGTCCACATCACCGCCGATCCCGATGGCGAGAAGGCCGAATACGCGATCATGGTGCGAAGCGACATGGTGGGGCGGGGGCTCGGTCCGCTGTTGATGCAGCGCATCATCGACTATGCCCGCTCACGTGGCATAAAGGAGATCTTCGGCGACGTTCTGCGCCAGAACAAGCCGATGCTGCGGGTGTGCGACCGCTTCAACTTCTCGAGCCACCGCCACCCCGACGATCCCAGCGTCATCGACGTCCGACTCAAGCTGGACGACGCGGCCAACGACGTTACGTGA
- a CDS encoding universal stress protein, whose translation MYKRILFPVDISEESSWRTAAPVVVGLCQAFGAELHLLTIIPDLPVGAYRLHLPEDTEDLLAHAAAAGLDEFAATHIPGDIVLSKHFARGPVYQAVLQTAGTIDADLIAMASHRPEMADYLIGPNAARVVRHAQRSVLVIR comes from the coding sequence ATGTACAAGCGAATTCTATTTCCGGTTGATATTTCCGAGGAGTCGTCATGGCGGACGGCGGCGCCCGTGGTTGTCGGGCTCTGCCAGGCCTTCGGTGCTGAGTTGCATCTGTTGACCATCATCCCCGACCTGCCGGTCGGCGCCTATCGCCTCCACCTTCCGGAAGATACCGAGGACCTGCTCGCCCACGCCGCGGCTGCGGGTCTCGATGAATTTGCCGCCACGCACATCCCTGGCGACATTGTCCTCAGCAAGCACTTTGCGCGCGGGCCGGTCTACCAGGCGGTGCTGCAGACGGCCGGGACGATCGATGCCGACCTCATCGCCATGGCTTCTCATCGACCGGAGATGGCCGACTACCTCATCGGCCCGAACGCCGCTCGCGTCGTCCGCCACGCCCAGCGCTCCGTCCTGGTCATCCGGTAG
- a CDS encoding DctP family TRAP transporter solute-binding subunit, which produces MRLRQILAILTMVMMSATSANAAEPILIRFSHVVAEDTPKGVGARMFKDLAEKKFPGRVTVEVYPASQRFDDDQVLDALLLGDVEMAAPSLAKFNRWAKPLQVFDLPFLFRDVDHLHRFQEGVVGTQLLQTMLPMGLQGIAYWDGGFRVLSANVPLSTPADAEALVFRIEPSDVFQEQYSRINAVGIPMAFGRVADAVRQGVVNAQENSWSNIYAEGIHKLHSNYTELNHSYLGYMVVTSSDFWQGLPEDIRTGLEEVLLQVRAEVNRLAAERAEERRDRVVAEGGVAIMRPDAKKLQAWKDAWLPVWENFETEIGPEVIEAAIAAGSEQ; this is translated from the coding sequence ATGCGCTTGCGGCAGATCCTCGCAATCCTGACGATGGTAATGATGTCGGCAACGTCGGCCAACGCGGCGGAACCGATCCTCATCCGCTTCTCGCATGTGGTCGCGGAGGACACGCCGAAGGGCGTCGGCGCGCGGATGTTCAAGGATTTGGCGGAGAAGAAATTCCCGGGGCGGGTGACCGTAGAGGTCTACCCCGCCAGTCAAAGGTTCGACGACGACCAGGTCCTGGACGCGCTACTGTTGGGCGACGTGGAGATGGCGGCGCCGTCTCTTGCCAAGTTCAACCGGTGGGCAAAGCCGCTACAGGTGTTCGATTTGCCGTTCCTGTTCCGCGATGTCGACCATCTGCACCGCTTTCAGGAGGGTGTCGTCGGCACGCAATTGCTGCAGACGATGCTGCCCATGGGCCTGCAGGGCATCGCCTACTGGGACGGCGGTTTTCGCGTCCTTTCGGCAAACGTCCCGCTCAGCACGCCGGCCGACGCTGAAGCGCTTGTGTTCCGCATCGAACCGTCGGACGTATTCCAGGAGCAGTACTCGAGGATCAACGCGGTCGGCATTCCAATGGCCTTCGGTCGGGTCGCCGATGCGGTTCGGCAGGGCGTCGTCAACGCGCAGGAGAACTCCTGGTCGAATATCTACGCCGAAGGCATCCACAAGCTGCACAGCAACTACACGGAGCTCAACCACAGCTACCTCGGCTACATGGTGGTCACCAGCAGTGATTTCTGGCAAGGCCTGCCCGAAGATATTCGCACCGGACTGGAGGAGGTGCTGCTGCAGGTGCGGGCCGAGGTCAACCGGCTGGCGGCCGAACGCGCCGAGGAGCGACGGGACCGCGTCGTCGCTGAAGGCGGGGTTGCGATAATGAGGCCGGACGCCAAGAAGCTGCAGGCTTGGAAGGACGCCTGGTTGCCGGTGTGGGAGAATTTCGAGACCGAGATCGGCCCGGAAGTCATCGAGGCTGCAATCGCCGCCGGCAGCGAGCAATAG
- the putA gene encoding bifunctional proline dehydrogenase/L-glutamate gamma-semialdehyde dehydrogenase PutA, with protein MTLIGDIPQPHPLRAIVQVATRADETLTVQALLAEADLGGPMRERITVRAAAFVERMRSEAASRGGLDAFMREYDLSSEEGVLLMCLAEALLRVPDAETADRLIADKIGDAHWQKHLGHSQSLFVNASTWALMLTGRVVRLEESQVRDAWSFLRRMVARSGEPVIRQAMIRAMRIMGRQFVMGRTISEALERARGDEARGYLHSYDMLGEAALTAADAERYYGSYRDAIAAVGRASAGRGPIDGPGISIKLSALHPRFEYAQRERLMAELAPRVRDLARRAREAGIGLCVDTEEADRLDVTLDVFEAVFTDPALSGWEGFGLAIQAYQKRTAPLISWLADLARAQRRRMSVRLVKGAYWDTEIKAAQEQGLDGYPVFTRKVNTDVSYIVCARRILAAPDAFYPQFATHNAHTLATVLELAGDRGDFECQRLHGMGEDLFDQIVRQRGQTGKVTGNDGGVRCRIYAPVGSHEDLLAYLVRRLLENGANSSFVNRLADERLPIEAIVADPAVEADRLRVKTHPRIPKPRDLFLPERLVARGVDLADPADLRSLSRSLDAVEGPWRATPVVGGTDSGGRPARPVTDPADRRRVVGEVVEAVPGSVERAIEIAAAAAPGWNGTPAAERAACLERAATLLEDAMSELMMLAVREAGKTLPDALAEVREAVDFLRYYAARARADFAEPLVLPGPTGESNHLALHGRGVFACISPWNFPLAIFCGQVSAALAAGNAVVAKPAEQTPLIAARAVAFLHEAGIPAEVLHLVPGDGAIGAALVEDGRINGVAFTGSVETAHAINRSLARRDGPIVPLIAETGGQNAMLVDSTALPEQVVTDAVTSAFRSAGQRCSALRVLFVQRDIAPRIMAMLAGAMAELRVGDPGRLATDVGPVIDDDALQALAGHAQRMGREGRLINLTPLTDDCGHGSFFAPRAYEIDRIDRLEREVFGPILHVIPYAASHLDQVLDAINGTGYGLTLGIHTRVDDFADTVHRHLRVGNTYVNCKMIGAVVGVQPFGGEGLSGTGPKAGGPRYLHRFACERTLTVNTAATGGNAVLLSLGDDDG; from the coding sequence TCCAGGTCGCGACGCGCGCCGACGAGACCCTGACGGTGCAGGCGCTGCTCGCCGAGGCCGATTTGGGCGGCCCCATGCGGGAGCGCATCACGGTGCGTGCCGCCGCTTTTGTCGAGCGCATGCGATCCGAGGCGGCCAGTCGCGGCGGGCTCGACGCGTTCATGCGCGAGTACGACCTCTCCAGCGAGGAAGGGGTGCTGCTGATGTGCCTGGCGGAGGCGCTGCTGCGTGTCCCCGATGCCGAGACGGCCGACCGTCTGATCGCCGACAAGATCGGCGACGCGCACTGGCAAAAGCACCTCGGGCACAGCCAGTCGCTGTTCGTCAACGCCTCGACGTGGGCGCTGATGCTGACCGGGCGCGTCGTGCGTCTCGAGGAGTCCCAGGTGCGCGACGCCTGGTCTTTCCTCCGGCGCATGGTGGCGCGGAGCGGCGAGCCGGTGATCCGCCAGGCGATGATCCGGGCGATGCGCATCATGGGGCGCCAGTTCGTGATGGGCCGCACCATCAGCGAGGCGCTGGAGCGCGCCCGTGGCGATGAGGCCCGCGGCTATCTGCACTCCTACGACATGCTCGGCGAGGCGGCGCTGACCGCGGCCGACGCGGAGCGCTATTACGGGTCCTATCGGGACGCCATCGCTGCGGTCGGCCGCGCCAGCGCCGGCCGCGGGCCCATCGACGGTCCCGGCATCTCCATCAAGCTGTCGGCGCTCCATCCCCGCTTCGAGTACGCCCAGCGCGAGCGGCTGATGGCAGAACTGGCGCCGCGGGTGCGGGATCTTGCGCGCCGCGCCAGGGAGGCCGGCATCGGCCTCTGCGTCGACACCGAGGAAGCGGACCGTCTCGATGTCACCCTCGACGTCTTCGAAGCGGTGTTCACCGATCCGGCTCTCAGCGGCTGGGAAGGCTTTGGGCTCGCCATCCAGGCCTATCAGAAGCGGACGGCGCCCCTGATCTCCTGGCTTGCCGACCTCGCCCGCGCGCAGCGGCGGCGTATGTCGGTCCGCCTCGTCAAGGGCGCCTATTGGGACACAGAGATCAAGGCCGCCCAGGAACAGGGGCTCGACGGCTACCCAGTGTTCACCCGCAAGGTCAACACCGACGTCTCCTACATCGTCTGCGCACGCCGCATTCTCGCCGCCCCGGACGCGTTCTACCCGCAGTTCGCGACACACAACGCCCACACGCTGGCCACCGTTCTGGAACTCGCCGGCGACCGCGGCGATTTCGAGTGCCAGCGCCTGCACGGCATGGGCGAGGACCTGTTCGACCAGATCGTCCGCCAGCGCGGCCAGACCGGGAAGGTGACCGGGAATGACGGGGGTGTGCGCTGCCGCATCTACGCCCCGGTCGGCAGTCATGAGGACCTGCTCGCCTATCTGGTGCGCCGCTTGTTGGAGAACGGCGCCAACTCATCATTCGTCAACCGCCTTGCCGACGAACGCCTGCCGATCGAAGCCATCGTCGCCGATCCGGCGGTCGAGGCGGACCGTCTCCGGGTCAAGACCCATCCCCGCATCCCGAAGCCCCGCGATCTGTTTCTGCCGGAACGCCTCGTCGCCCGTGGCGTGGACCTGGCGGATCCCGCTGACCTGCGCTCGCTGTCGCGCTCTCTCGACGCCGTGGAAGGACCGTGGCGGGCGACGCCGGTTGTTGGCGGAACCGACAGCGGCGGCCGGCCGGCGCGGCCGGTCACGGATCCGGCCGACCGACGGCGCGTCGTCGGCGAGGTGGTCGAGGCCGTCCCGGGCTCGGTCGAGAGGGCGATCGAGATCGCTGCCGCGGCGGCGCCGGGATGGAACGGCACGCCGGCGGCAGAGCGCGCCGCGTGCCTGGAGCGGGCGGCGACGCTTCTGGAAGACGCCATGTCGGAACTGATGATGCTGGCGGTGCGTGAAGCCGGGAAGACGCTTCCCGACGCGTTGGCCGAGGTGCGCGAGGCGGTCGACTTCCTCCGCTACTACGCCGCCCGCGCCCGCGCCGACTTCGCGGAGCCGCTGGTCCTGCCGGGACCGACGGGCGAAAGCAATCACCTCGCTCTCCACGGCCGCGGCGTGTTTGCCTGCATCAGCCCGTGGAACTTCCCGCTGGCGATCTTCTGCGGCCAAGTGTCCGCGGCGCTGGCGGCCGGCAACGCGGTGGTCGCCAAACCGGCCGAACAGACACCGCTGATCGCCGCCCGCGCCGTCGCTTTCTTGCACGAGGCCGGCATCCCCGCCGAGGTTCTTCACCTGGTCCCCGGCGACGGCGCCATTGGCGCGGCGCTGGTTGAGGACGGTCGGATCAACGGCGTCGCCTTCACCGGTTCGGTCGAGACGGCGCACGCCATCAACCGCAGCCTCGCCCGCCGCGACGGGCCGATCGTCCCGTTAATCGCCGAGACCGGCGGCCAGAACGCGATGCTGGTGGACTCGACGGCGCTGCCGGAGCAAGTGGTGACGGATGCCGTCACCTCGGCATTCCGTTCGGCCGGCCAGCGCTGTTCGGCGTTGCGCGTGTTGTTCGTGCAGCGCGACATCGCACCCAGGATCATGGCGATGCTGGCGGGGGCGATGGCGGAGCTGCGTGTCGGTGATCCCGGCCGGCTCGCCACCGATGTCGGGCCGGTGATCGACGACGACGCCCTGCAAGCCCTCGCCGGCCATGCGCAACGGATGGGTCGGGAAGGACGCCTGATCAACCTGACGCCGCTCACCGACGACTGTGGGCACGGGAGCTTCTTCGCGCCCAGGGCCTATGAAATCGACCGCATCGATCGCCTGGAGCGAGAAGTGTTCGGACCGATCCTGCACGTCATACCGTACGCCGCCAGCCACTTGGACCAGGTCCTGGACGCGATCAACGGCACGGGCTACGGCCTGACGCTCGGCATCCACACACGGGTGGACGACTTCGCGGACACCGTGCACCGGCACCTCAGGGTCGGCAACACCTACGTCAACTGCAAGATGATCGGCGCGGTGGTGGGCGTGCAGCCGTTCGGCGGCGAGGGGTTGTCGGGTACGGGTCCCAAGGCCGGCGGTCCCCGTTATCTGCACCGCTTCGCCTGCGAGCGGACCTTGACCGTCAACACCGCCGCCACCGGCGGCAACGCCGTCCTGCTGTCGCTGGGCGACGACGACGGGTGA